Proteins encoded in a region of the Halostella limicola genome:
- a CDS encoding universal stress protein, whose translation MTKDVLVAYDGSPQSESALEYALAEHADANLTVLTAIDPGEAGYGARAATPSYPEEWYERARETAEETLAEAEEHAEREGVSVETAVEVGGPANAIVEYAEEHDVDLIVTGSHGRSGMTRILLGSVAETVVRRSPVPVTVVR comes from the coding sequence ATGACAAAAGACGTACTCGTGGCCTACGACGGGTCGCCCCAGTCCGAGAGCGCGCTGGAGTACGCGCTCGCGGAGCACGCCGACGCGAACCTGACGGTCCTGACCGCCATCGACCCGGGCGAGGCGGGCTACGGCGCGCGGGCGGCTACGCCGAGTTACCCCGAGGAGTGGTACGAACGGGCCCGCGAGACTGCCGAGGAGACGCTCGCGGAGGCCGAGGAGCACGCGGAGCGCGAGGGGGTGTCGGTGGAGACGGCGGTCGAGGTCGGCGGCCCCGCGAACGCCATCGTCGAGTACGCCGAAGAGCACGACGTCGACCTCATCGTCACGGGGAGCCACGGGCGCTCGGGCATGACCCGCATCCTGCTCGGCAGCGTCGCCGAGACGGTGGTCCGCCGGTCCCCCGTGCCGGTGACCGTGGTGCGCTAA
- a CDS encoding DUF7113 family protein codes for MLLVRGSAGGTELTGTVYERGERAPSFKGAPDEDAPYVWVCDEFYEVESGGTTQEVGGRELRIAFESPMPRGFDTREQALEAAKDHVRTQFARIGVDGEDVEIEVQKEEPGAEV; via the coding sequence ATGTTACTAGTTCGCGGCAGCGCCGGCGGCACCGAGCTGACCGGCACCGTGTACGAGCGGGGGGAGCGTGCCCCGTCGTTCAAGGGCGCGCCCGACGAGGACGCCCCGTACGTCTGGGTCTGCGACGAGTTCTACGAGGTCGAAAGCGGCGGCACCACGCAGGAGGTCGGCGGCCGCGAGCTGCGGATCGCCTTCGAGTCGCCGATGCCTCGCGGGTTCGACACCCGCGAGCAGGCCCTGGAGGCGGCGAAAGACCACGTCCGCACGCAGTTCGCCCGCATCGGCGTCGACGGCGAGGACGTCGAGATAGAGGTCCAGAAGGAAGAGCCCGGCGCCGAAGTGTAG
- a CDS encoding ABC transporter permease, producing MTEEMGGLSERFGNPSGRIVVAAVAVLALLGLAAAALVAPESGAATLFGIIASKSALSSTLRLAAPIVFAALGGIFAEKSGVINIGLEGLLIISAFAAVYGTDVTGSLWAGFLVGVVASTLLAAVFAVVCIEFRADQIIAGLAVWLIALGLAPFASQVIYNGPNTSSVQSFNTITVPVLADVPFLGALFDATPAVYLMFLAVALSWYTLNRTSFGRWVRAAGENPKALDTAGVSVSRVRYSAVLLSGVLSGMGGASLAFNIGQFTGNGPTMVNGKGFIAIVAYLFGNYNPIGAMLSTMLFAGLDAIQIRLQTVGTFAVPDSLIRTIPFVTVILVLALVGKTRIPEAAGDHYESGED from the coding sequence ATGACTGAGGAGATGGGCGGGCTCTCCGAACGGTTCGGCAACCCCTCGGGGCGCATCGTCGTGGCGGCCGTCGCCGTGCTCGCGCTGCTCGGACTCGCGGCCGCCGCGCTGGTCGCGCCCGAGTCGGGAGCGGCGACCCTGTTCGGGATCATCGCTTCGAAGTCCGCGCTGTCGAGCACGCTCCGCCTCGCGGCCCCCATCGTCTTCGCGGCGCTCGGGGGCATCTTCGCCGAGAAGTCCGGCGTGATCAACATCGGGCTGGAGGGGCTGCTCATCATCTCGGCGTTCGCCGCCGTCTACGGCACCGACGTGACCGGCTCCCTCTGGGCCGGGTTCCTCGTCGGGGTCGTCGCGTCGACGCTGCTCGCGGCCGTCTTCGCCGTGGTCTGCATCGAGTTCCGCGCGGACCAGATCATCGCCGGGCTGGCCGTGTGGCTCATCGCGCTGGGGCTCGCGCCGTTCGCCTCGCAGGTCATCTACAACGGGCCGAACACCTCGAGCGTCCAGTCGTTCAACACCATCACGGTGCCGGTGCTCGCCGACGTGCCGTTCCTCGGCGCGCTGTTCGACGCGACGCCGGCCGTCTACCTGATGTTCCTCGCGGTGGCGCTCTCCTGGTACACCCTCAACCGCACCTCGTTCGGTCGGTGGGTGCGCGCGGCCGGCGAGAACCCGAAGGCGCTCGACACCGCGGGCGTGAGCGTCTCCCGCGTCCGCTACTCGGCCGTCCTCCTCTCGGGCGTGCTCTCGGGGATGGGCGGCGCGTCGCTGGCGTTCAACATCGGCCAGTTCACCGGTAACGGGCCGACGATGGTCAACGGGAAGGGGTTCATCGCCATCGTCGCGTACCTGTTCGGGAACTACAACCCCATCGGGGCGATGCTGTCGACGATGCTGTTCGCCGGCCTGGACGCGATCCAGATCCGCCTCCAGACCGTCGGCACGTTCGCGGTGCCGGACTCGCTGATCCGGACCATCCCGTTCGTGACTGTCATCCTCGTGCTGGCGCTGGTCGGCAAGACCCGCATCCCCGAGGCCGCCGGCGACCACTACGAGTCCGGCGAGGACTGA
- a CDS encoding ATP-binding protein, with amino-acid sequence MADLGDYTEYDPDDDAEESSSGGVTGNGASADGDAGASADGDASAFEEVDATVAGEDRGIGTVAVSEGLCIGEEEDETTLRAYVTAENRPNVRIGKYLLVPYPDEGGRGASAGEKLFCRITALEYVQEYASDDATEIHARRAMRKDGIDEADYKFLASLEPVAILYEDGGELKRRMTDRVPKPETPVREATDASEIKTGLKMPDDGVFLGHLSVGGEKVRTAAEPPTIDYRLKDDYEDGDPLVFRHTLVAGGTGSGKTHASKNVLRQFLDSDRTYDMDDGRQARAAVVQFDPQDEYAQMHDDNPDVTAEDRRRYEREGIAHGGHDDTKALVPVVDGTSYGADHHRAEQVEFTIPFSMVRSNRWLIAGGRLNDNQFNALDVLVDRFFRQYGNEGTYDQFLSYLDDPALREELHEAGTVHEATFDAVKRRVRGFGDVFDGDARPITDLVSELVRPGGLTVVPTYHVNDTRATEVIVLAVSSLLIDQKLSNAPTYDRIKETPLVVGMDEAHNFLTDAESVQARKVIGKFTDAAKQGRKERLGLFLITQDPQDIADPVFKQINSTVVLNLGDEDAISSVNIPSNLEGKVPYMEKGQMVVYSPDNSEPVELIGLSKCLTKHGRE; translated from the coding sequence ATGGCCGACCTGGGAGATTACACCGAGTACGACCCCGACGACGACGCCGAGGAGTCGTCCTCCGGCGGCGTGACGGGGAACGGGGCGTCCGCGGACGGCGACGCGGGCGCGAGCGCGGATGGCGACGCGAGCGCGTTCGAGGAGGTCGACGCGACCGTCGCCGGCGAGGACCGGGGCATCGGGACGGTCGCCGTCTCCGAGGGGCTCTGCATCGGCGAGGAGGAGGACGAGACCACCCTGCGGGCGTACGTCACGGCGGAGAACCGCCCGAACGTCCGCATCGGGAAGTACCTGCTCGTGCCCTACCCCGACGAGGGCGGGCGCGGGGCCTCCGCCGGCGAGAAACTGTTCTGCCGCATCACCGCGCTGGAGTACGTCCAGGAGTACGCGAGCGACGACGCCACCGAGATCCACGCCCGGCGCGCGATGCGCAAGGACGGGATCGACGAGGCCGACTACAAGTTCCTCGCGTCGCTGGAGCCCGTCGCGATCCTGTACGAAGACGGCGGCGAACTGAAACGGCGGATGACCGACCGCGTGCCGAAACCCGAGACGCCCGTCCGCGAGGCGACGGACGCCTCCGAGATCAAGACGGGGCTGAAGATGCCGGACGACGGCGTCTTCCTCGGGCACCTCTCGGTCGGCGGCGAGAAGGTCCGGACCGCCGCGGAGCCGCCGACGATCGACTACCGCCTGAAGGACGACTACGAGGACGGCGACCCCCTCGTCTTCCGGCACACGCTGGTCGCCGGCGGGACGGGGTCCGGGAAGACCCACGCCTCGAAGAACGTCCTCCGGCAGTTCCTCGACTCGGACCGCACCTACGACATGGACGACGGCCGGCAGGCCCGCGCCGCGGTCGTGCAGTTCGACCCGCAGGACGAGTACGCGCAGATGCACGACGACAACCCCGACGTCACCGCCGAGGACCGGCGGCGCTACGAGCGCGAGGGGATCGCCCACGGCGGGCACGACGACACGAAGGCCCTCGTCCCGGTCGTGGACGGGACGAGCTACGGCGCGGACCACCACCGCGCCGAACAGGTGGAGTTCACGATCCCGTTCTCGATGGTGCGGTCGAACCGCTGGCTCATCGCCGGCGGCCGCCTGAACGACAACCAGTTCAACGCCCTGGACGTGCTGGTCGACCGCTTCTTCCGGCAGTACGGCAACGAGGGGACGTACGACCAGTTTCTCTCCTACCTCGACGACCCCGCGCTGCGCGAGGAACTGCACGAGGCGGGCACGGTACACGAAGCGACGTTCGACGCCGTCAAGCGTCGCGTCCGCGGGTTCGGCGACGTGTTCGACGGGGACGCCCGCCCCATCACGGACCTGGTCTCGGAGCTCGTCCGCCCCGGCGGCCTCACCGTCGTCCCGACCTACCACGTCAACGATACGCGGGCGACGGAGGTCATCGTCCTCGCCGTCTCCAGCCTGCTCATCGACCAGAAACTGTCGAACGCACCGACGTACGACCGCATCAAGGAGACGCCGCTGGTCGTCGGCATGGACGAGGCCCACAACTTCCTCACCGACGCCGAGAGCGTGCAGGCGCGCAAGGTGATCGGCAAGTTCACCGACGCGGCTAAGCAGGGCCGCAAGGAGCGCCTCGGCCTCTTTCTCATCACGCAGGACCCGCAGGACATCGCCGACCCAGTGTTCAAGCAGATCAACTCCACCGTCGTCCTCAACCTCGGCGACGAGGACGCCATCTCCTCGGTGAACATCCCCTCGAACCTGGAGGGGAAGGTGCCGTACATGGAGAAGGGCCAGATGGTCGTCTACTCGCCGGACAACTCCGAACCCGTCGAACTCATCGGCCTCTCGAAGTGCCTCACGAAGCACGGCCGAGAGTAA
- a CDS encoding amphi-Trp domain-containing protein has translation MAQKTGTKTSMSREQLGEYLQDLGRQLAGEEGVTVRIENRNVTLRPSDSVSVEVEVTERSSLLRSNREKVSLDMSWKPKKRK, from the coding sequence ATGGCCCAGAAGACCGGCACCAAGACGTCGATGAGCCGCGAGCAGCTCGGAGAGTACCTGCAGGACCTCGGACGGCAACTCGCCGGCGAGGAGGGCGTGACCGTCAGGATAGAGAACCGGAACGTGACCCTTCGGCCGTCGGACTCGGTCAGCGTGGAAGTCGAGGTGACCGAGCGGTCGTCGCTGCTACGGAGCAACCGCGAGAAGGTCTCGCTGGACATGAGCTGGAAGCCGAAAAAGCGGAAGTAG
- a CDS encoding KaiC domain-containing protein produces the protein MVGVSEGTEDWFERALQSEDGADDDASADLPDEAANDGVEAADGTTVDDGPNRDGSAIGDGPTTEDDPERADDDSLFEEDFASALSGSGAAGVGDAEGFGDALDVDDDPAAGTGFGMNDGFGGDDLGGGFDGDDFGMGGGFGGGDFDDEEFESDLPRIELGIEGLDDMIQGGVPERSLMVTIGSAGTGKTTFGLQFLNHALERGERAVYITLEESKHRVVNSATEKGYAFDEYVDEGRLAVVDIDPVEMANSLTSIRSELPRLVDEFGASRLVLDSVSLLEMMYDDRATRRNEIYDFTKSLKRAGVTTMLTSEASEDSPYASRHGIVEYLTDAVFILQYVRPSDFRETRLAVEIQKIRDANHSRETKPYEITNEGLSVYRQANIF, from the coding sequence GTGGTCGGCGTGAGCGAGGGGACGGAGGACTGGTTCGAGCGCGCTCTCCAGAGCGAGGACGGAGCGGACGACGACGCCTCCGCCGACCTCCCGGACGAAGCGGCGAACGACGGCGTCGAGGCAGCCGACGGGACGACAGTCGACGACGGCCCGAACCGAGACGGGTCGGCGATCGGAGACGGCCCGACGACCGAGGACGACCCGGAGCGAGCGGACGACGACTCGCTGTTCGAGGAGGACTTCGCCTCCGCGCTGTCGGGGTCCGGGGCGGCCGGCGTCGGTGACGCGGAGGGCTTCGGCGACGCGCTCGACGTCGACGACGATCCCGCGGCCGGTACCGGCTTCGGAATGAACGACGGTTTCGGGGGCGACGATCTCGGGGGCGGCTTCGACGGCGACGACTTCGGCATGGGCGGCGGCTTCGGCGGCGGCGACTTCGACGACGAGGAGTTCGAGTCCGACCTCCCCCGCATCGAACTCGGCATCGAGGGGTTGGACGACATGATCCAGGGCGGCGTCCCGGAGCGCTCCCTGATGGTCACCATCGGCAGCGCCGGGACGGGGAAGACGACGTTCGGCCTGCAGTTTCTCAACCACGCGCTCGAACGGGGCGAGCGCGCGGTGTACATCACGCTCGAGGAGAGCAAGCACCGCGTCGTCAACAGCGCCACCGAGAAGGGGTACGCCTTCGACGAGTACGTCGACGAGGGCCGCCTCGCAGTCGTGGACATCGACCCCGTCGAGATGGCCAACAGCCTCACCTCGATCCGGAGCGAGCTCCCGCGGCTCGTCGACGAGTTCGGCGCGAGCCGCCTCGTGCTCGACTCCGTCTCCCTGCTCGAGATGATGTACGACGACCGCGCGACGCGCCGCAACGAGATCTACGACTTCACCAAGAGCCTGAAGCGGGCCGGCGTCACGACGATGCTGACCAGCGAGGCCAGCGAGGACAGCCCGTACGCCTCCCGCCACGGCATCGTCGAGTACCTCACCGACGCCGTGTTCATCCTCCAGTACGTCCGCCCCTCGGACTTCCGGGAGACCCGCCTCGCCGTCGAGATACAGAAGATCCGCGACGCGAACCACTCCCGCGAGACCAAGCCCTACGAGATCACCAACGAGGGCCTGAGCGTCTACCGGCAGGCGAATATCTTCTGA
- a CDS encoding DNA double-strand break repair nuclease NurA has protein sequence MTLDPVHFDGIAELARKISEDVDDDDHRDLATDVWENYLDPLVDDGRRVIEPVGDLRRRCVDVEAAALQDPPFPTTHGLDSGTINPTTFKNGLVLDVAQAAMSGCPSDLELHRSRSLVATVHASDVTVRLPEDWVRYDEGYSRRRVLQAPRVSRFTEGVVHALALYLAESSHALEHADAVSDLLVLDGPLYPKELLNWQDRDAELRELTHDAKPRAIVENYVRLVERFVDEGTPLIGFVKNPSAKLITRVVSEKGVPAPWVDDTALFTRLLERERDGGDRRTDQLTFTNWFVSRGGSDRTLAADGDALGIDREMDPGAYEVTFFVVYDPREDVLYKVEAPYAFAGDDETRERLERQVLAEIAAERGPPAAVHKADALARISREEKRSLRRTFERRLDSEELRTYDDVRWEDE, from the coding sequence ATGACACTCGACCCGGTGCACTTCGACGGCATCGCGGAACTCGCCCGCAAGATCAGCGAGGACGTCGACGACGACGACCACCGGGACCTCGCGACCGACGTCTGGGAGAACTACCTCGACCCGCTGGTCGACGACGGCCGGCGGGTGATAGAGCCCGTGGGCGACCTGCGGCGGCGCTGCGTCGACGTGGAGGCCGCGGCGCTGCAGGACCCGCCGTTTCCCACCACGCACGGCCTCGACTCCGGGACGATCAACCCGACCACGTTCAAGAACGGCCTCGTGCTGGACGTCGCGCAGGCCGCGATGAGCGGGTGTCCCTCGGACCTCGAACTGCACCGCTCGCGCAGCCTCGTAGCGACGGTCCACGCCAGCGACGTCACCGTCCGGTTGCCCGAGGACTGGGTACGCTACGACGAGGGGTACAGCCGCCGGCGCGTCCTGCAGGCCCCCCGGGTGAGCCGGTTCACGGAGGGCGTCGTCCACGCGCTGGCGCTGTACCTCGCGGAGAGCAGCCACGCACTGGAACACGCCGACGCGGTGTCTGACCTGCTCGTGCTGGACGGGCCACTGTATCCGAAGGAGCTGCTGAACTGGCAGGACCGCGACGCGGAGCTCCGGGAGCTGACCCACGACGCGAAGCCCCGCGCCATCGTCGAGAACTACGTCCGCCTCGTCGAGCGGTTCGTCGACGAGGGGACGCCGCTTATCGGCTTCGTGAAGAACCCCTCGGCGAAGCTGATCACCAGGGTCGTGAGCGAGAAGGGCGTTCCCGCGCCGTGGGTCGACGACACCGCGCTGTTCACTCGCCTGCTGGAACGCGAGCGCGACGGGGGCGACCGGCGCACCGACCAGCTGACGTTCACGAACTGGTTCGTTTCGCGGGGCGGTTCCGACCGGACGCTCGCCGCGGACGGCGACGCGCTCGGCATCGACCGCGAGATGGACCCGGGGGCGTACGAGGTGACGTTCTTCGTCGTCTACGACCCGCGGGAGGACGTGCTGTACAAGGTCGAGGCCCCGTACGCGTTCGCCGGCGACGACGAGACCCGGGAGCGCCTCGAACGGCAGGTCCTCGCGGAGATCGCCGCGGAGCGGGGCCCGCCTGCCGCCGTCCACAAGGCCGACGCGCTGGCCCGGATCAGCCGGGAGGAGAAGCGGTCGCTCCGCCGGACGTTCGAGCGTCGGCTCGACTCCGAGGAGCTGCGGACGTACGACGACGTCCGCTGGGAGGACGAGTAG
- a CDS encoding TrmB family transcriptional regulator — protein sequence MGNVEEATAALQELGLTEYEARCFVALARMTTGTAKEISQVAEVPRSRVYDTVERLDERGLVDVQHSEPREYKAVPTEVAFRRLQEDYDSRIEAAENALKQVEEPDSDDDEGMWAIAQADHVTDRVVALLGDAESAVHHLVAAESVIDDRILDELAAAADRGAAVVVEVPDEGLRERFEDAVPDATVVVSEGLRETEDVYGEWPAQLLMVDRQSVVAAGVEESGLPDVTRELAVWTYGNDHGFAVWTRELLADRLPDSVFEE from the coding sequence ATGGGCAACGTGGAGGAGGCGACGGCGGCGCTGCAGGAGCTGGGCCTGACTGAGTACGAGGCGCGGTGTTTCGTCGCCCTCGCGCGGATGACGACGGGGACCGCGAAGGAGATCAGCCAGGTCGCGGAGGTGCCGCGGTCCCGGGTGTACGACACCGTCGAACGACTGGACGAGCGAGGCCTCGTCGACGTCCAGCACTCCGAACCCCGCGAGTACAAGGCCGTCCCGACCGAGGTGGCGTTCCGACGCCTCCAGGAGGACTACGACTCCCGGATCGAGGCGGCGGAGAACGCGCTCAAACAAGTCGAGGAGCCCGATTCCGACGACGACGAGGGGATGTGGGCCATCGCGCAGGCCGACCACGTCACCGACCGGGTCGTCGCGCTCCTCGGCGACGCCGAGTCCGCGGTGCATCACCTCGTCGCCGCGGAGTCGGTGATCGACGACCGGATCCTCGACGAACTGGCGGCGGCCGCCGACCGGGGCGCGGCGGTCGTCGTCGAGGTCCCCGACGAGGGGCTTCGGGAGCGGTTCGAGGACGCCGTGCCCGACGCGACCGTCGTGGTCTCGGAGGGGCTCCGGGAGACTGAGGACGTGTACGGCGAGTGGCCCGCGCAGTTGCTCATGGTGGACCGCCAGTCGGTCGTCGCGGCGGGCGTCGAGGAGAGCGGCCTGCCCGACGTGACGCGGGAACTCGCGGTGTGGACGTACGGGAACGACCACGGCTTCGCCGTGTGGACGCGCGAACTGCTCGCCGACCGGCTACCTGACAGCGTCTTCGAGGAGTGA
- a CDS encoding NAD(+)/NADH kinase, whose translation MDVGIVAQKGNERAAGLADEIRRTLRAEGVDVLVDEATAAHLPVDGVSVDRMRERDLVVSIGGDGTFLYAARGAGSTPIMGVNLGEVGFLNAVSPAEAVDAVTDAVDRLRETGEVRYREVPRLRAEGEDWSLEPAINEVVVQGEQRGPGSGAEIAVEVDGATYTEGHADGVIVATQTGSTAYNLSEDGPLVRPDLDALVITEMCAADGMPPLVASEDCEVTVRVADAPAGYAISDGRTQRRLDPPETVRITTAGRPVRLAGPTVDFFEALEKLD comes from the coding sequence ATGGACGTCGGGATCGTCGCACAGAAGGGGAACGAGCGCGCCGCGGGACTCGCCGACGAGATCCGGAGGACGCTCCGGGCGGAGGGCGTCGACGTCCTCGTCGACGAAGCGACCGCGGCGCACCTCCCCGTCGACGGCGTGTCGGTCGATCGGATGCGGGAGCGCGACCTCGTGGTGAGCATCGGGGGCGACGGGACCTTCCTGTACGCGGCCCGCGGCGCCGGGTCGACGCCGATAATGGGCGTCAACCTCGGCGAGGTCGGGTTCCTGAACGCCGTGTCGCCGGCGGAGGCCGTGGACGCCGTCACCGACGCGGTCGACCGCCTGCGCGAGACGGGGGAGGTCAGGTACCGCGAGGTCCCCCGGTTACGGGCCGAAGGGGAGGACTGGTCGCTCGAACCCGCGATCAACGAGGTAGTCGTTCAGGGCGAGCAGCGGGGGCCGGGCAGCGGGGCCGAGATCGCCGTCGAGGTCGACGGCGCGACGTACACGGAGGGCCACGCCGACGGCGTCATCGTCGCGACCCAGACCGGGAGCACGGCGTACAACCTGAGCGAGGACGGGCCGCTTGTCCGCCCCGACCTCGACGCGCTGGTGATCACGGAGATGTGCGCCGCCGACGGGATGCCCCCGCTGGTCGCGAGCGAGGACTGCGAGGTGACGGTGCGGGTCGCCGACGCGCCCGCCGGCTACGCCATCAGCGACGGCCGGACCCAGCGGCGGCTCGACCCGCCCGAGACCGTCCGGATCACGACGGCCGGCCGCCCGGTGCGGCTCGCCGGCCCGACGGTCGACTTCTTCGAGGCGCTGGAGAAACTCGACTGA
- a CDS encoding ABC transporter permease, whose product MSDGGWIDRIRQGLVDLSRASAGERLFIAGAALLLSILVGTLIIVVSGFIATCRTPVMTLGGQTLCYDPVLVFDRLFLGALGDPLSGGWSPLNPQFAVTLRETTVLIFTGLSVALAFRAGIFNIGTQGQLVVGALASALAVLWVAPFLSGALGTLVLIPFGLFVGALGGGLYGAIPGALKAYADANEVITTIMLNFVASLVALYLVNAHFGDPNSQANQTVTLPDYATFPTVLFDPRLDFSLIALLVAFAFVGGIYYMLEHTSFGYDIRTSGLQPEAAEYGGVDSARTVVASLTLSGALGGIGGAVYVLMVLGNFQTGVPSYGFDGITVSILAGNHPVGAVFAAFLFGVLKSGSSVVDFATDVPPQLIGVLRGLIILFVAMPEFFRIIGRRISAPGEGDRPAAAGGADDD is encoded by the coding sequence ATGAGCGACGGGGGCTGGATCGACCGCATCCGCCAGGGGCTCGTGGACCTGTCGCGGGCGTCGGCCGGCGAGCGCCTGTTCATCGCCGGCGCCGCCCTCCTGCTGTCGATCCTCGTCGGCACCCTCATCATCGTCGTCTCCGGGTTCATCGCGACCTGCCGGACCCCGGTGATGACGCTCGGGGGGCAGACGCTGTGTTACGACCCGGTGCTCGTGTTCGACCGGCTGTTCCTCGGCGCGCTCGGCGACCCGCTCAGCGGCGGCTGGTCGCCGCTGAACCCGCAGTTCGCGGTCACGCTGCGGGAGACGACGGTGCTCATCTTCACCGGGCTGTCGGTCGCGCTCGCGTTCCGCGCCGGCATCTTCAACATCGGGACGCAGGGCCAGCTCGTCGTCGGCGCGCTGGCGTCCGCGCTCGCCGTGCTGTGGGTCGCCCCCTTCCTCTCGGGCGCGCTCGGCACGCTCGTGCTCATCCCGTTCGGGCTGTTCGTCGGCGCGCTCGGCGGCGGCCTCTACGGCGCGATCCCGGGCGCGCTCAAGGCGTACGCCGACGCCAACGAGGTGATCACGACGATCATGCTCAACTTCGTCGCCTCCCTCGTCGCGCTGTATCTCGTCAACGCCCACTTCGGCGACCCGAACAGCCAGGCGAACCAGACGGTAACGCTGCCGGACTACGCGACGTTCCCCACGGTCCTGTTCGACCCGCGGCTCGACTTCTCGCTTATCGCGTTGCTCGTCGCGTTCGCGTTCGTCGGCGGCATCTACTACATGCTCGAGCATACGTCGTTCGGCTACGACATCCGCACGTCCGGACTCCAGCCCGAGGCAGCCGAGTACGGCGGCGTCGACTCGGCCCGAACCGTCGTCGCGTCCCTGACGCTCTCGGGCGCGCTGGGCGGGATCGGCGGGGCGGTCTACGTGCTGATGGTGCTCGGGAACTTCCAGACGGGCGTCCCCTCGTACGGCTTCGACGGGATCACCGTCTCTATCCTCGCGGGAAACCACCCCGTCGGCGCGGTGTTCGCCGCCTTCCTGTTCGGCGTGCTGAAGTCGGGGTCCAGCGTCGTCGACTTCGCGACGGACGTCCCGCCGCAGCTCATCGGCGTCCTCAGGGGACTGATCATCCTCTTCGTCGCGATGCCCGAGTTCTTCAGGATCATCGGCCGGCGGATCTCGGCGCCCGGAGAGGGCGACCGCCCCGCCGCCGCAGGGGGTGCCGACGATGACTGA